Part of the Vigna unguiculata cultivar IT97K-499-35 chromosome 3, ASM411807v1, whole genome shotgun sequence genome, TCTAAATCTTTCTGTAAAGAAACATATAAACATTGATGTAAAATAAGTTGCAATTTGAAGTTATCTAGTCTTAgactataaaatataatataatttatatatttaaaaaatatttgttattgaaGAAGTATTTATTTCACACGCTGGAATACAATACAGGTTTACAATATTGAAGTAAAATAACTTGGAATGATATAAACAcatgatttataaaataacttatttcaTTCTCTactataaattaatatacatgATCCATAGTTTTATCTACTCGTATCTAACTCAATTagacattttaaacattctctCTTCTCTattctattattaaaaaaaggttGGTGGGTAAAATGTTTCCCTTTGCTTCTTTAAATGGTATATGgtattaaattagttaattttatctGATTTGAATcaccaattattttattttatttttaatttaattaagtttcaaatctcgataaatttaatatatttaattaagtttcaacttttttataaagttcaaaattttcaatcaaatatttcttaaattttattgaatgcaTGTTGACGTAATTATCATCATAACTTGtcattttttattagtattcacgtattatgaaatataaaattttgttattaatataaaataatattaatttatgtaaaacaataaaaaatattattttaattaaaagatattaataaaataatataaaatataatttttaatctataagattaaataaagaaaataataaaataaaataacagtcACCTCatccattaaaaaattaaaaataagtgggtaaattcattttaatttatttcttttttaaaaatatcctagtattttatttattgtgtgtGGGATAACTCTGTGTTCTCCGTTCTTTACACCTCGCTGGCCGTTTATCCAAACCCAGTTTCCAGTGTCTCCGACTGTGAGAAAAGACAAGAAGTAACGGCAACCGCTGTGAACTGAAAatcagatcaaaatcaaatgGGTTCTCTTCCTCTCACCGGTAGTAAACCCTTCTTCACCAATCTTCATTGGTCTTCGTCACACACAAGAACACCAACAAGAACCATTTCTATGAAGCAGAGAGTCAAGGTTTTCGCTTCACAGTCtccaaatgaagaagaaaaaaaatctcctAAACTCGACAGTTACGACATGATGGAACTCAAGTTTGGTCGCTTAATCGGAGAAGACCCCAAGCTCACCCTTGCCAAGGTATCCCTTCtcttctaattctttttttttttttttattattgtgcGTAACAATGTTTCATATAATACTATACCtttgtttatatgtttataGTTTAATCTTGCTAATTGGTTCTGTGCACCATTGTTATGCTTGTTGGTTTAGATAATGGGAAGAAAGGCAAACCCTGATGCTTCTTATCTTGATATTGAGAAAGCCTTTTATAAGAATGGTCGTAAAGTTGTGGAAGTGGAGGAAGTTCCATTTGAGGGCTCTAAGGGAGGGAAGTCATCAAGGAAACTGGATGACCTTGGTTTGGTGCGTCCTGTTCCTGTTAAGGGATTCAAGTTCAAATCTGATAATAACAAACCAACATTGGAGATTAAGAAACCTGTCCGGTCTGAAAATGTGGAGGGAAGTGATAGGAAGAGTAGTGTTCCCAATGTTATTCTCAGGAAGCCGACCGTGTTTAAAGATGATGGGGAGGCGGAAACGTTGACTTCAAGGTTGAGAATGAAGCCCAATCTGTCACTGAACATGCGGGATGAGCAAGTGAAAGAGAAGTTTAGCGACATGACACTATTGAGGAAGCCTGAAACACCGGTTGCCAAGAGTACTGATACGGTTGAAGAGCCTTCATCTAATGTGGACCAAGGGAACAATGATGGTGAGTTAAATATGTGGAATGAAGAGCCGGGTTTTACATTGTTGGAGCGGCCACACAAACCAAGCGTTAAAAAAGAAGAGGAGGAATTTGGAGAAGTGAATGCCATGGTACCAAATGATGTAGGTGTAACCTTTGTTGCTACTTGCAATATAAACTTTTTGTGGAGTAAGCCTGGTTTTTAACTAATTTCTTGCTTGACTGATTAGGAATTGGAGCAACACGAGCAGCTGGAGTTACATCAGGCGCCAAATGATTTAAGTGAATCATTAGATGTAAAGTCAGTTGATTCTAGAATGGAGTTGCCTGTGGATGCTGCACTACAGGCAAAGCCAAAAAGGTATATCAAAATAGTTTAATGGTTAAGTTTATGGTTATGATTTCAGTTTTCGTTAATTACTTGAATGCATTTTTTATAGATTAGATCAATATGTTGAACAAACCTCGAAATTTGTTGAAGAGGGCACTTCCCTTGATCTTGGAGGTCAAACAAGCAATGATAATTTCGGGAATTCTGTTGATATGTCAGATTTCAAGGTCAGATTATATGGATTATACGAGTTAGTTACTTATTTTCCTGACTTTGTGTTAACCTTTGTGTTCTTCAATTTTGTAGGAAAGTGAGGATGCTGATTGGACCAGGGCAGAAGGTTTGATTGAGACCGGAGACAGAGGAGATGTGGAACTAGTAAGCTGCAATACCAAAGGTTTCATTGTAAGTACATAGGAAGCAGTACAACGGactttaatttgtaaataaaaacaGTTTCTTTatcttatattgtttttttaataactcaaataaacaattttacagGTTTCTTTTGGTTCCTTGGTAGGATTTCTGCCATACCGTAATCTTAATTCCAAATGGAAGTTCTTAGCTTTTGAGACTTGGTTAAAACAGAAGGGTTTGGATCCATCAATATACAAGCAAAACTCAGGCACTATTACAAGTTTTGACACTGATATTAAGATTTTTTCTCCGGATTCTCCTCCATCTCTGGAGATTGATGGTAAAGTTGACAATAAAATTTCACCAGATATGAAATTGGAAGATCTGCTAAGGATTTATGACCAAGAGAAAAATAGGTTCTTATCATCGTTTATTGGACAGGTTTggtatttaaaacataaatgc contains:
- the LOC114179038 gene encoding uncharacterized protein LOC114179038 isoform X1 yields the protein MGSLPLTGSKPFFTNLHWSSSHTRTPTRTISMKQRVKVFASQSPNEEEKKSPKLDSYDMMELKFGRLIGEDPKLTLAKIMGRKANPDASYLDIEKAFYKNGRKVVEVEEVPFEGSKGGKSSRKLDDLGLVRPVPVKGFKFKSDNNKPTLEIKKPVRSENVEGSDRKSSVPNVILRKPTVFKDDGEAETLTSRLRMKPNLSLNMRDEQVKEKFSDMTLLRKPETPVAKSTDTVEEPSSNVDQGNNDGELNMWNEEPGFTLLERPHKPSVKKEEEEFGEVNAMVPNDELEQHEQLELHQAPNDLSESLDVKSVDSRMELPVDAALQAKPKRLDQYVEQTSKFVEEGTSLDLGGQTSNDNFGNSVDMSDFKESEDADWTRAEGLIETGDRGDVELVSCNTKGFIVSFGSLVGFLPYRNLNSKWKFLAFETWLKQKGLDPSIYKQNSGTITSFDTDIKIFSPDSPPSLEIDGKVDNKISPDMKLEDLLRIYDQEKNRFLSSFIGQKLKANVLVADRKIRKLIFSLRRKESEELVEKKRNLMARLQVGDIVKCRIQKIAYFGIFVEIEGVSALIHQSELSWDATVNPASYFRIGQVLEAKVHQLNFALERILLSLKEVTPDPLINSLEAIIGDHDPLDGRLEAAQTDVEWPEVESLVEELQKIEGVQSVSKGRFFRSPGLAPTFQVYMASIFEDQYKLLARSGNKIQEVIVQTSLDKERMKSAVMTCANRVE
- the LOC114179038 gene encoding uncharacterized protein LOC114179038 isoform X2; protein product: MGSLPLTGSKPFFTNLHWSSSHTRTPTRTISMKQRVKVFASQSPNEEEKKSPKLDSYDMMELKFGRLIGEDPKLTLAKIMGRKANPDASYLDIEKAFYKNGRKVVEVEEVPFEGSKGGKSSRKLDDLGLVRPVPVKGFKFKSDNNKPTLEIKKPVRSENVEGSDRKSSVPNVILRKPTVFKDDGEAETLTSRLRMKPNLSLNMRDEQVKEKFSDMTLLRKPETPVAKSTDTVEEPSSNVDQGNNDGELNMWNEEPGFTLLERPHKPSVKKEEEEFGEVNAMVPNDELEQHEQLELHQAPNDLSESLDVKSVDSRMELPVDAALQAKPKRLDQYVEQTSKFVEEGTSLDLGGQTSNDNFGNSVDMSDFKESEDADWTRAEGLIETGDRGDVELVSCNTKGFIVSFGSLVGFLPYRNLNSKWKFLAFETWLKQKGLDPSIYKQNSGTITSFDTDIKIFSPDSPPSLEIDGKVDNKISPDMKLEDLLRIYDQEKNRFLSSFIGQKLKANVLVADRKIRKLIFSLRRKESEELVEKKRNLMARLQVGDIVKCRIQKIAYFGIFVEIEGVSALIHQSELSWDATVNPASYFRIGQVLEAKVHQLNFALERILLSLKEVTPDPLINSLEAIIGDHDPLDGRLEAAQTDVEWPEVESLVEELQKIEGVQSVSKGRFFRSPGLAPTFQVYMASIFEDQYKLLARSGNKIQEIVVNADE